Proteins from one Gossypium raimondii isolate GPD5lz chromosome 8, ASM2569854v1, whole genome shotgun sequence genomic window:
- the LOC105792706 gene encoding uncharacterized protein LOC105792706 isoform X1 codes for MTKVHGTGVYDFKRHHVAEYPVELADKPETKPPHSSSLPSSITLSEIQRDQLTRIAAANWLKSGGSKPEKPFDPQLVKEIYETELTVKSEGKSQRKTVPLQRVMILEVSQYLENYLWPNFDAETASYEHVMSMILMVNEKFRENVAAWGCFYDRKDVFTGFLERVLRLKEGRELTIAEKTNYLVFMINAFQSLEDEIVRETVLRLASLRSWHSLSYGRFQMELCLNPDLIKKWKRMIKKESDDAKKLGVRLDPLSSLEVNFLRNLIEEFLEVLDHKVFTQKNPVSEDDELNASSFFDQVDDASILYCERFMEFLIDLLSQLPTRRYLRPLVADVAVVSKCHLSALYRHDKGKLFAQLVDLLQFYENFEINDHVGTQLTDDEVLQSHYDRFQSFQLLAFKKVPKLKELALANVGAIHKRVDLSKKLSVLSPGELKDLVCSKLKLVSNEDPWSDRVDFLIEVMVSFFEKHQSQKEAINALPLYPNEQIMWDESVVPSINYSGEGCLALPKLNLQFLTLHDYLLRNFNLFRLESTYEIREDIQEAIPHLLSYINNEGETAFRGWSRMAVPIREFKITEVKQPNIGEVKPASVTAAITYSISSYKSQIRSEWDALKEHDVLFLLSISPSFKPLSAEEEAKASVPQKLGLQYVRGCEIIEIRDEEGTLMNDFSGRTKREEWKPPKGELRTVTVALDAAQYHMDVTDIAEKGTEDVYGTFNVLMRRKPKENNFKAILESIRDLMNEYCIVPDWLHKIFLGYGHPSAAQWTNMPDLLETVDFKDTFLNADHLKESFSHYQVSFVDSDGRETLDPRPPFRIKLPRSFKSDTHAPSENGRPDTGVSDAKMVDACVEKEKLIVEAYIPPDPGPYPQDQPKQNSVRFTPTQIGAIISGIQPGLTMVVGPPGTGKTDTAVQILNVLYHNCPSQRTLIITHSNQALNDLFEKIMERDVPARYLLRLGQGEQELATDLDFSRQGRVNAMLVRRLELLSEVERLARSLQLPEDVGYTCETAGYFWLLHVYSRWEQFIAACAGNEDKPAFVQDHFPFKEFFSNTSQAVFTGQSFEKDMRAAKGCFRHLKTMFQELEECRAFELLKSTADRANYLMTKQAKIVAMTCTHAALKRKDFLQLGFKYDNLLMEESAQILEIETFIPMLLQRQEDGYARLKRCILIGDHHQLPPVVKNMAFQKYSHMDQSLFTRFVRLGIPYIELNAQGRARPSIAQLYNWRYRDLGDLPSVKEEAIFYRANAGFSYDYQLVDVPDYHGRGESAPSPWFYQNEGEAEYVVSVYIYMRLLGYPANKISILTTYNGQKLLIRDVINRRCLPYDFIGPPCKVTTVDKFQGQQNDFILLSLVRTRFVGHLRDVRRLVVAMSRARLGLYVFCRRSLFEQCYELQPTFQRLLQRPDHLALNLNEGTSFTERHVDDIGHPYLVSSVEEMANIVFGRIDQLQQAQAMYQYMAYSEQFTGISEEQNNEQDSTSPNQAMEVDTSVAENGGINNGVHENNGQEAKEDGEDHANGEDGVLPSEDHPNTENETQVSTNDENTVT; via the exons ATGACGAAGGTTCACGGAACCGGCGTTTACGACTTCAAGCGCCACCATGTGGCGGAGTACCCGGTTGAGTTAGCCGACAAACCGGAAACGAAACCTCCTCACAGTTCATCCCTTCCGAGCTCTATTACTTTGTCTGAAATCCAGCGGGACCAGCTGACTAGAATAGCAGCCGCGAATTGGCTGAAGAGCGGTGGTTCGAAGCCTGAAAAGCCGTTCGACCCGCAGCTGGTTAAGGAGATTTATGAGACCGAGCTTACGGTGAAGTCGGAAGGGAAGTCTCAGAGGAAAACTGTGCCGTTGCAGAGGGTTATGATATTGGAGGTTAGTCAGTATTTGGAGAATTACTTATGGCCGAATTTTGATGCTGAGACGGCTTCGTATGAGCATGTCATGTCCATGATTTTGATGGTCAATGAGAAG TTTCGAGAGAATGTGGCTGCTTGGGGATGCTTTTATGATAGGAAGGATGTGTTCACAGGATTCCTTGAGAGGGTTCTTCGGCTTAAGGAG GGAAGAGAATTAACCATTGCAGAGAAAACAAATTATCTGGTTTTCATGATCAATGCTTTTCAG AGTTTGGAAGATGAAATTGTCAGGGAAACTGTCCTTAGATTAGCAAGTCTGCGATCTTGGCACAGTTTGTCGTATGGCCGTTTTCAG ATGGAACTTTGTCTAAATCCAGATTTGATCAAGAAATGGAAAAGAATGATAAAGAAAGAATCTGATGATGCCAAGAAGCTAGGAGTGCGTCTTGATCCCTTATCTTCATTGGAAGTTAACTTCTTGAGAAATCTGATAGAAGAGTTTCTTGAG GTGCTTGATCATAAGGTTTTTACCCAGAAGAATCCTGTCAGTGAAGATGATGAACTTAATGCTTCTAGTTTTTTCGATCAAGTTGATGATGCTTCTATTTTGTACTGTGAAAGGTTTATGGAGTTTCTCATTGATTTATTGAGTCAGCTGCCAACAAGGAG GTATCTGAGGCCTCTCGTGGCTGATGTAGCTGTAGTTTCCAAATGCCATTTAAGTGCTCTTTATAGACATGACAAAGGGAAACTCTTTGCACAACTTGTGGACTTGCTACAgttctatgaaaattttgagataaatGATCATGTTGGCACTCAGTTGACGGATGATGAGGTGCTCCAATCTCATTATGATCGTTTTCAATCCTTCCAACTGCTTGCTTTTAAGAAAGTTCCCAAG TTGAAAGAACTTGCACTGGCCAATGTTGGTGCAATACACAAGCGGGTGGATCTCTCAAAGAAATTGTCTGTACTTTCTCCTGGAGAATTAAAGGACTTGGTTTGCTCTAAG CTCAAACTGGTTTCAAATGAAGATCCTTGGTCAGACAGGGTTGATTTTCTTATTGAGGTTATGGTCTCTTTTTTTGAGAAGCACCAGTCTCAAAAAGAAGCCATAAATGCTCTTCCTCTCTACCCAAATGAGCAGATTATGTGGGATGAAAGCGTTGTGCCGAGTATTAATTACTCTGGTGAAGGTTGTCTCGCTCTTCCTAAGCTGAACCTGCAATTCTTAACACTCCATGATTATCTTCTAAGGAATTTCAATCTCTTCCGTCTGGAGTCTACTTATGAAATTCGTGAGGACATCCAGGAAGCCATTCCTCACCTTCTTTCCTATATCAATAATGAGGGAGAAACTGCTTTCCGTGGCTGGTCAAGAATGGCTGTGCCAATTAGAGAATTCAAGATCACTGAGGTAAAGCAGCCAAATATTGGAGAAGTCAAGCCTGCTTCTGTAACTGCAGCGATTACATACAGCATTTCTAGTTATAAATCACAAATAAGATCAGAATGGGATGCCCTTAAGGAGcatgatgttttatttttgctatCTATTAGCCCCTCATTTAAACCTCTAAGTGCAGAGGAAGAGGCTAAGGCTAGTGTGCCGCAGAAGCTTGGTCTGCAGTATGTACGAGGATGTGAAATTATTGAGATTCGTGATGAGGAGGGGACTCTCATGAATGATTTCAGTGGAAGAACTAAACGTGAGGAATGGAAGCCACCAAAAGGTGAACTGAGAACTGTGACTGTTGCTTTAGATGCTGCACAGTATCACATGGATGTCACTGACATTGCTGAAAAAGGTACTGAAGATGTTTATGGGACGTTCAATGTGTTGATGAGGAGGAAGCCTAAGGAAAATAACTTCAAAGCAATTTTAGAGTCTATCAGAGATCTTATGAATGAATATTGTATTGTTCCTGATTGGttgcataaaatatttttgggctATGGGCATCCTTCTGCTGCACAGTGGACAAACATGCCTGATCTTCTGGAGACAGTGGATTTCAAAGATACTTTTCTTAATGCAGATCATCTGAAAGAGAGTTTTTCACATTATCAG GTTTCCTTTGTTGATTCAGATGGTAGGGAAACTTTGGATCCACGACCACCATTCCGCATCAAGCTTCCTCGGTCATTTAAAAGTGATACTCATGCTCCATCAGAAAATGGAAGACCTGATACTGGTGTCAGTGATGCCAAGATGGTAGATGCTTGTGTTGAGAAAGAAAAACTAATTGTTGAAGCATATATCCCTCCTGACCCAGGTCCTTATCCTCAAGATCAACCAAAACAGAACTCTGTTAGATTTACACCTACTCAG ATTGGAGCAATCATATCAGGTATTCAGCCTGGATTAACTATGGTTGTGGGTCCACCAGGAACGGGGAAAACTGATACGGCAGTGCAAATATTGAATGTTCTCTATCACAATTGCCCGTCCCAGAGAACATTAATAATTACTCATTCTAATCAAGCTTTGAATGACCTTTTTGAGAAGATAATGGAG AGAGATGTGCCTGCTCGCTATCTTCTTCGTCTTGGTCAGGGTGAGCAAGAGCTAGCAACTGACTTGGATTTCAGTAGGCAGGGCCGTGTGAATGCTATGCTTGTTCGACGGCTGGAACTGCTTAGTGAGGTAGAGAGGCTTGCAAGGTCACTACAACTTCCCGAAGATGTAGGGTATACTTGTGAAACTGCTGGATATTTTTGGTTGCTCCATGTATATTCACGCTGGGAGCAATTTATTGCTGCGTGTGCGGGTAATGAAGATAAACCGGCATTTGTCCAAGACCACTTCCCTTTCAAAGAGTTCTTCTCCAACACCTCTCAGGCAGTCTTTACTGGCCAATCATTTGAGAAAGACATGCGGGCAGCCAAGGGTTGCTTCCGTCATCTTAAGACTATGTTCCAAGAACTTGAAGAGTGCAGGGCATTTGAATTGCTCAAATCAACAGCTGATCGAGCCAATTACCTGATGACCAAGCAGGCAAAGATTGTGGCAATGACATGTACCCATGCAGCCCTAAAGAGAAAAGATTTTCTTCAACTTGGTTTCAAGTATGACAACTTGTTGATGGAAGAAAGTGCTCAAATTCTCGAGATTGAAACTTTCATCCCAATGTTGCTTCAAAGGCAGGAGGATGGTTATGCACGACTTAAACGCTGCATATTGATTGGTGATCATCACCAGCTGCCTCCTGTTGTGAAAAATATGGCTTTCCAAAAGTATAGCCATATGGATCAAAGTTTGTTTACCAGATTTGTTCGACTAGGTATTCCTTACATTGAGCTTAATGCCCAGGGTAGAGCCAGGCCAAGTATAGCCCAACTTTACAACTGGAGGTACCGGGATTTGGGGGACCTTCCTTCGGTGAAAGAGGAAGCTATCTTCTATAGAGCAAATGCTGGATTTTCCTATGATTACCAATTAGTGGATGTACCTGACTACCATGGGAGAGGTGAGTCTGCTCCCTCTCCTTGGTTCTATCAAAATGAAGGCGAAGCTGAATATGTTGTCAGTGTCTATATATACATGCGATTGCTTGGCTACCCTGCAAATAAAATTTCCATCTTGACAACTTATAATGGTCAGAAGCTTCTAATTCGTGATGTTATCAATAGACGATGCCTTCCATATGATTTTATTGGTCCACCGTGTAAG GTTACTACAGTTGATAAGTTTCAAGGGCAgcaaaatgatttcattttgCTTTCTCTTGTTCGTACTCGCTTTGTCGGGCACCTTCGTGATGTTAGAAGATTGGTGGTTGCCATGTCACGTGCTCGCCTTGGCTTGTATGTCTTTTGTCGCCGTTCTCTGTTTGAACAGTGTTATGAACTCCAACCTACTTTCCAGCGGCTGCTTCAAAGACCTGATCATCTTGCTCTAAATTTGAATGAGGGCACATCATTTACTGAACGTCATGTTGATGACATTGGGCATCCATATCTTGTTAGCAGTGTTGAGGAGATGGCTAACATAGTTTTTGGGAGAATAGATCAATTACAACAG GCACAAGCCATGTATCAGTACATGGCTTATTCTGAACAATTCACTGGAATATCCGAGGAGCAAAACAATGAACAGGATTCAACGTCCCCAAACCAGGCAATGGAAGTTGATACCTCAGTGGCTGAAAACGGTGGAATTAATAACGGTGTACATGAAAACAACGGACAGGAAGCTAAAGAAGATGGAGAGGATCATGCAAATGGTGAAGACGGGGTGCTACCTTCAGAGGACCATCCCAATACGGAAAACGAAACCCAAGTTAGCACAAATGATGAAAACACGGTGACCTAG
- the LOC105792706 gene encoding uncharacterized protein LOC105792706 isoform X2, whose translation MTKVHGTGVYDFKRHHVAEYPVELADKPETKPPHSSSLPSSITLSEIQRDQLTRIAAANWLKSGGSKPEKPFDPQLVKEIYETELTVKSEGKSQRKTVPLQRVMILEVSQYLENYLWPNFDAETASYEHVMSMILMVNEKGRELTIAEKTNYLVFMINAFQSLEDEIVRETVLRLASLRSWHSLSYGRFQMELCLNPDLIKKWKRMIKKESDDAKKLGVRLDPLSSLEVNFLRNLIEEFLEVLDHKVFTQKNPVSEDDELNASSFFDQVDDASILYCERFMEFLIDLLSQLPTRRYLRPLVADVAVVSKCHLSALYRHDKGKLFAQLVDLLQFYENFEINDHVGTQLTDDEVLQSHYDRFQSFQLLAFKKVPKLKELALANVGAIHKRVDLSKKLSVLSPGELKDLVCSKLKLVSNEDPWSDRVDFLIEVMVSFFEKHQSQKEAINALPLYPNEQIMWDESVVPSINYSGEGCLALPKLNLQFLTLHDYLLRNFNLFRLESTYEIREDIQEAIPHLLSYINNEGETAFRGWSRMAVPIREFKITEVKQPNIGEVKPASVTAAITYSISSYKSQIRSEWDALKEHDVLFLLSISPSFKPLSAEEEAKASVPQKLGLQYVRGCEIIEIRDEEGTLMNDFSGRTKREEWKPPKGELRTVTVALDAAQYHMDVTDIAEKGTEDVYGTFNVLMRRKPKENNFKAILESIRDLMNEYCIVPDWLHKIFLGYGHPSAAQWTNMPDLLETVDFKDTFLNADHLKESFSHYQVSFVDSDGRETLDPRPPFRIKLPRSFKSDTHAPSENGRPDTGVSDAKMVDACVEKEKLIVEAYIPPDPGPYPQDQPKQNSVRFTPTQIGAIISGIQPGLTMVVGPPGTGKTDTAVQILNVLYHNCPSQRTLIITHSNQALNDLFEKIMERDVPARYLLRLGQGEQELATDLDFSRQGRVNAMLVRRLELLSEVERLARSLQLPEDVGYTCETAGYFWLLHVYSRWEQFIAACAGNEDKPAFVQDHFPFKEFFSNTSQAVFTGQSFEKDMRAAKGCFRHLKTMFQELEECRAFELLKSTADRANYLMTKQAKIVAMTCTHAALKRKDFLQLGFKYDNLLMEESAQILEIETFIPMLLQRQEDGYARLKRCILIGDHHQLPPVVKNMAFQKYSHMDQSLFTRFVRLGIPYIELNAQGRARPSIAQLYNWRYRDLGDLPSVKEEAIFYRANAGFSYDYQLVDVPDYHGRGESAPSPWFYQNEGEAEYVVSVYIYMRLLGYPANKISILTTYNGQKLLIRDVINRRCLPYDFIGPPCKVTTVDKFQGQQNDFILLSLVRTRFVGHLRDVRRLVVAMSRARLGLYVFCRRSLFEQCYELQPTFQRLLQRPDHLALNLNEGTSFTERHVDDIGHPYLVSSVEEMANIVFGRIDQLQQAQAMYQYMAYSEQFTGISEEQNNEQDSTSPNQAMEVDTSVAENGGINNGVHENNGQEAKEDGEDHANGEDGVLPSEDHPNTENETQVSTNDENTVT comes from the exons ATGACGAAGGTTCACGGAACCGGCGTTTACGACTTCAAGCGCCACCATGTGGCGGAGTACCCGGTTGAGTTAGCCGACAAACCGGAAACGAAACCTCCTCACAGTTCATCCCTTCCGAGCTCTATTACTTTGTCTGAAATCCAGCGGGACCAGCTGACTAGAATAGCAGCCGCGAATTGGCTGAAGAGCGGTGGTTCGAAGCCTGAAAAGCCGTTCGACCCGCAGCTGGTTAAGGAGATTTATGAGACCGAGCTTACGGTGAAGTCGGAAGGGAAGTCTCAGAGGAAAACTGTGCCGTTGCAGAGGGTTATGATATTGGAGGTTAGTCAGTATTTGGAGAATTACTTATGGCCGAATTTTGATGCTGAGACGGCTTCGTATGAGCATGTCATGTCCATGATTTTGATGGTCAATGAGAAG GGAAGAGAATTAACCATTGCAGAGAAAACAAATTATCTGGTTTTCATGATCAATGCTTTTCAG AGTTTGGAAGATGAAATTGTCAGGGAAACTGTCCTTAGATTAGCAAGTCTGCGATCTTGGCACAGTTTGTCGTATGGCCGTTTTCAG ATGGAACTTTGTCTAAATCCAGATTTGATCAAGAAATGGAAAAGAATGATAAAGAAAGAATCTGATGATGCCAAGAAGCTAGGAGTGCGTCTTGATCCCTTATCTTCATTGGAAGTTAACTTCTTGAGAAATCTGATAGAAGAGTTTCTTGAG GTGCTTGATCATAAGGTTTTTACCCAGAAGAATCCTGTCAGTGAAGATGATGAACTTAATGCTTCTAGTTTTTTCGATCAAGTTGATGATGCTTCTATTTTGTACTGTGAAAGGTTTATGGAGTTTCTCATTGATTTATTGAGTCAGCTGCCAACAAGGAG GTATCTGAGGCCTCTCGTGGCTGATGTAGCTGTAGTTTCCAAATGCCATTTAAGTGCTCTTTATAGACATGACAAAGGGAAACTCTTTGCACAACTTGTGGACTTGCTACAgttctatgaaaattttgagataaatGATCATGTTGGCACTCAGTTGACGGATGATGAGGTGCTCCAATCTCATTATGATCGTTTTCAATCCTTCCAACTGCTTGCTTTTAAGAAAGTTCCCAAG TTGAAAGAACTTGCACTGGCCAATGTTGGTGCAATACACAAGCGGGTGGATCTCTCAAAGAAATTGTCTGTACTTTCTCCTGGAGAATTAAAGGACTTGGTTTGCTCTAAG CTCAAACTGGTTTCAAATGAAGATCCTTGGTCAGACAGGGTTGATTTTCTTATTGAGGTTATGGTCTCTTTTTTTGAGAAGCACCAGTCTCAAAAAGAAGCCATAAATGCTCTTCCTCTCTACCCAAATGAGCAGATTATGTGGGATGAAAGCGTTGTGCCGAGTATTAATTACTCTGGTGAAGGTTGTCTCGCTCTTCCTAAGCTGAACCTGCAATTCTTAACACTCCATGATTATCTTCTAAGGAATTTCAATCTCTTCCGTCTGGAGTCTACTTATGAAATTCGTGAGGACATCCAGGAAGCCATTCCTCACCTTCTTTCCTATATCAATAATGAGGGAGAAACTGCTTTCCGTGGCTGGTCAAGAATGGCTGTGCCAATTAGAGAATTCAAGATCACTGAGGTAAAGCAGCCAAATATTGGAGAAGTCAAGCCTGCTTCTGTAACTGCAGCGATTACATACAGCATTTCTAGTTATAAATCACAAATAAGATCAGAATGGGATGCCCTTAAGGAGcatgatgttttatttttgctatCTATTAGCCCCTCATTTAAACCTCTAAGTGCAGAGGAAGAGGCTAAGGCTAGTGTGCCGCAGAAGCTTGGTCTGCAGTATGTACGAGGATGTGAAATTATTGAGATTCGTGATGAGGAGGGGACTCTCATGAATGATTTCAGTGGAAGAACTAAACGTGAGGAATGGAAGCCACCAAAAGGTGAACTGAGAACTGTGACTGTTGCTTTAGATGCTGCACAGTATCACATGGATGTCACTGACATTGCTGAAAAAGGTACTGAAGATGTTTATGGGACGTTCAATGTGTTGATGAGGAGGAAGCCTAAGGAAAATAACTTCAAAGCAATTTTAGAGTCTATCAGAGATCTTATGAATGAATATTGTATTGTTCCTGATTGGttgcataaaatatttttgggctATGGGCATCCTTCTGCTGCACAGTGGACAAACATGCCTGATCTTCTGGAGACAGTGGATTTCAAAGATACTTTTCTTAATGCAGATCATCTGAAAGAGAGTTTTTCACATTATCAG GTTTCCTTTGTTGATTCAGATGGTAGGGAAACTTTGGATCCACGACCACCATTCCGCATCAAGCTTCCTCGGTCATTTAAAAGTGATACTCATGCTCCATCAGAAAATGGAAGACCTGATACTGGTGTCAGTGATGCCAAGATGGTAGATGCTTGTGTTGAGAAAGAAAAACTAATTGTTGAAGCATATATCCCTCCTGACCCAGGTCCTTATCCTCAAGATCAACCAAAACAGAACTCTGTTAGATTTACACCTACTCAG ATTGGAGCAATCATATCAGGTATTCAGCCTGGATTAACTATGGTTGTGGGTCCACCAGGAACGGGGAAAACTGATACGGCAGTGCAAATATTGAATGTTCTCTATCACAATTGCCCGTCCCAGAGAACATTAATAATTACTCATTCTAATCAAGCTTTGAATGACCTTTTTGAGAAGATAATGGAG AGAGATGTGCCTGCTCGCTATCTTCTTCGTCTTGGTCAGGGTGAGCAAGAGCTAGCAACTGACTTGGATTTCAGTAGGCAGGGCCGTGTGAATGCTATGCTTGTTCGACGGCTGGAACTGCTTAGTGAGGTAGAGAGGCTTGCAAGGTCACTACAACTTCCCGAAGATGTAGGGTATACTTGTGAAACTGCTGGATATTTTTGGTTGCTCCATGTATATTCACGCTGGGAGCAATTTATTGCTGCGTGTGCGGGTAATGAAGATAAACCGGCATTTGTCCAAGACCACTTCCCTTTCAAAGAGTTCTTCTCCAACACCTCTCAGGCAGTCTTTACTGGCCAATCATTTGAGAAAGACATGCGGGCAGCCAAGGGTTGCTTCCGTCATCTTAAGACTATGTTCCAAGAACTTGAAGAGTGCAGGGCATTTGAATTGCTCAAATCAACAGCTGATCGAGCCAATTACCTGATGACCAAGCAGGCAAAGATTGTGGCAATGACATGTACCCATGCAGCCCTAAAGAGAAAAGATTTTCTTCAACTTGGTTTCAAGTATGACAACTTGTTGATGGAAGAAAGTGCTCAAATTCTCGAGATTGAAACTTTCATCCCAATGTTGCTTCAAAGGCAGGAGGATGGTTATGCACGACTTAAACGCTGCATATTGATTGGTGATCATCACCAGCTGCCTCCTGTTGTGAAAAATATGGCTTTCCAAAAGTATAGCCATATGGATCAAAGTTTGTTTACCAGATTTGTTCGACTAGGTATTCCTTACATTGAGCTTAATGCCCAGGGTAGAGCCAGGCCAAGTATAGCCCAACTTTACAACTGGAGGTACCGGGATTTGGGGGACCTTCCTTCGGTGAAAGAGGAAGCTATCTTCTATAGAGCAAATGCTGGATTTTCCTATGATTACCAATTAGTGGATGTACCTGACTACCATGGGAGAGGTGAGTCTGCTCCCTCTCCTTGGTTCTATCAAAATGAAGGCGAAGCTGAATATGTTGTCAGTGTCTATATATACATGCGATTGCTTGGCTACCCTGCAAATAAAATTTCCATCTTGACAACTTATAATGGTCAGAAGCTTCTAATTCGTGATGTTATCAATAGACGATGCCTTCCATATGATTTTATTGGTCCACCGTGTAAG GTTACTACAGTTGATAAGTTTCAAGGGCAgcaaaatgatttcattttgCTTTCTCTTGTTCGTACTCGCTTTGTCGGGCACCTTCGTGATGTTAGAAGATTGGTGGTTGCCATGTCACGTGCTCGCCTTGGCTTGTATGTCTTTTGTCGCCGTTCTCTGTTTGAACAGTGTTATGAACTCCAACCTACTTTCCAGCGGCTGCTTCAAAGACCTGATCATCTTGCTCTAAATTTGAATGAGGGCACATCATTTACTGAACGTCATGTTGATGACATTGGGCATCCATATCTTGTTAGCAGTGTTGAGGAGATGGCTAACATAGTTTTTGGGAGAATAGATCAATTACAACAG GCACAAGCCATGTATCAGTACATGGCTTATTCTGAACAATTCACTGGAATATCCGAGGAGCAAAACAATGAACAGGATTCAACGTCCCCAAACCAGGCAATGGAAGTTGATACCTCAGTGGCTGAAAACGGTGGAATTAATAACGGTGTACATGAAAACAACGGACAGGAAGCTAAAGAAGATGGAGAGGATCATGCAAATGGTGAAGACGGGGTGCTACCTTCAGAGGACCATCCCAATACGGAAAACGAAACCCAAGTTAGCACAAATGATGAAAACACGGTGACCTAG